One [Clostridium] saccharolyticum WM1 DNA segment encodes these proteins:
- a CDS encoding DUF3788 domain-containing protein, whose product MLEKKPTQEEMTSLMGEALFESWKILCERIDETYDMERMWNSGGKAWRYEFKYRRGGKTLCALYARENCFGFMVIMGKGEREIFERERQNYSTEVQKVYDESTTYHDGKWMMFFIKDQSLFGDMMQLLKIKRRPNKK is encoded by the coding sequence ATGCTGGAAAAAAAACCAACACAAGAAGAAATGACTTCCCTGATGGGAGAGGCTTTGTTTGAGTCATGGAAAATTCTTTGTGAAAGAATTGATGAGACGTATGATATGGAGCGCATGTGGAACAGCGGCGGAAAAGCCTGGAGGTACGAGTTTAAATACCGCAGGGGCGGGAAAACCCTCTGCGCGTTATATGCCAGAGAGAACTGTTTTGGATTCATGGTGATTATGGGTAAAGGGGAACGGGAAATTTTTGAACGGGAACGGCAGAACTATTCTACGGAAGTTCAGAAGGTATATGATGAATCAACAACCTATCATGATGGAAAATGGATGATGTTTTTTATAAAGGATCAATCGCTATTCGGTGATATGATGCAGCTGCTAAAGATAAAAAGAAGGCCCAATAAAAAGTGA
- a CDS encoding aldehyde dehydrogenase family protein gives MQNVELLKKYQLFIGGQWKDASDGKTFPTICPADGRVLTECAEATKDDVDEAVREAWKAFETWKNVPVNQRAAILNKIADIIDANKEHLAMVETLDNGKPIRETLTVDIPLGAQHFRYFAGCIMAEEGSASILGENILSLILKEPIGVVGQIVPWNFPFLMAAWKLAPVLASGCCSVFKTSSTTSLSVLELARLIQDVIPAGVFNVITGAGSKSGQYMLEHEGFRKLAFTGSTEVGKNVALAAAEKLIPATLELGGKSANIYFEDCDWEMAMDGLQLGILFNQGQVCCAGSRVFVQESIYDKFVEEAVKRFNQVKVGLPWDEHTQMGSQISKGHMKDILSYIEIGKSEGAAVLCGGEQILEDGLENGAFLRPTLLGNVTNDMRVAQEEIFGPVACIIKFKTEDEAVAMANDSQYGLGGAVWTRDINRAIRVARAVETGRMWVNTYNSIPEGAPFGGYKTSGIGRETHKVILEHYTQTKNIMINLTESPSGFYPVK, from the coding sequence TTGCAGAATGTAGAGCTTCTAAAGAAATATCAGTTATTCATAGGCGGGCAATGGAAGGATGCTTCCGATGGAAAAACATTTCCGACAATCTGCCCGGCCGATGGGAGGGTGCTGACTGAGTGCGCTGAGGCAACAAAGGATGACGTGGATGAGGCGGTCCGGGAAGCATGGAAGGCATTTGAAACCTGGAAGAATGTACCGGTAAACCAGAGAGCTGCCATTCTGAATAAGATTGCGGATATCATAGATGCGAATAAGGAACATCTTGCCATGGTGGAAACCCTGGACAACGGGAAACCCATAAGGGAAACCTTGACGGTGGATATACCTCTTGGTGCCCAGCATTTCCGCTATTTTGCAGGCTGTATTATGGCGGAAGAGGGCAGTGCCAGTATACTGGGAGAAAATATCTTAAGTCTGATCCTGAAAGAACCGATCGGCGTGGTTGGGCAGATCGTTCCCTGGAATTTCCCATTCCTGATGGCAGCCTGGAAGCTGGCACCGGTACTGGCAAGCGGCTGCTGTTCCGTCTTTAAGACCTCCAGCACCACTTCTCTCAGCGTTCTGGAACTGGCAAGGCTAATCCAGGATGTGATCCCGGCCGGGGTGTTTAATGTGATTACCGGAGCGGGTTCCAAGTCCGGGCAATATATGTTGGAACATGAAGGATTCCGGAAGCTTGCATTTACCGGCTCAACGGAAGTCGGAAAGAACGTGGCCCTAGCAGCAGCGGAAAAGCTGATTCCGGCTACTTTGGAGCTGGGCGGCAAATCGGCTAATATTTACTTTGAGGACTGTGATTGGGAGATGGCCATGGATGGCTTACAGCTGGGGATTCTCTTTAACCAGGGCCAGGTATGCTGTGCGGGTTCCAGGGTCTTTGTGCAGGAAAGCATTTACGATAAGTTTGTGGAAGAAGCGGTTAAACGGTTTAACCAGGTAAAGGTCGGTCTTCCGTGGGATGAACATACCCAGATGGGAAGTCAGATCAGCAAAGGGCATATGAAGGATATTTTAAGCTACATAGAGATTGGAAAATCAGAAGGAGCGGCAGTGCTTTGCGGCGGAGAGCAGATTCTGGAGGACGGACTGGAAAACGGAGCATTTTTAAGGCCTACGCTCCTTGGCAATGTGACAAATGACATGAGGGTGGCACAAGAAGAGATCTTCGGACCTGTGGCATGTATCATTAAGTTTAAGACAGAGGATGAGGCCGTGGCTATGGCCAATGACAGCCAGTACGGACTGGGTGGAGCAGTATGGACCAGAGACATCAATCGGGCAATACGGGTTGCCAGAGCGGTGGAGACCGGACGTATGTGGGTTAATACCTATAATTCCATTCCTGAGGGAGCTCCTTTCGGGGGATACAAGACTTCGGGAATCGGCCGTGAGACACATAAGGTCATTCTGGAACACTACACCCAGACAAAGAATATCATGATCAATTTAACTGAATCTCCTTCCGGTTTTTATCCGGTTAAATAA
- a CDS encoding ABC transporter ATP-binding protein — protein sequence MKNLWKYGKKYSFLYVLAIAAMIVSILLDAAAPQITKHIIDDVIVGGEMQILMRLLLGLVGIGLGRAVLQYTKEFIFDYAASGIGCSLRKDLFDHIQTLSMGYFDSHNTGELMARIKDDAERIWNAFGFVGMLVLECSIHTVIVIVCMYRLSPILTLIPLVILPLIAWYAVKMENGLGEVYDKISEQTAELNTVAQENLAGVRTVKAFAREGYEIEKFKKHNKRYYDLNMKQAKLIVRYQPNISFLSKVLLMAIIVIGGILVIHDKMTIGDLGAFSEYANNIIWPMEMVGWLSNDIAAAVASNKKIKKIMEERPVICNPENPVLPETVQGELAFQHVDFELDGKSILSDIDFTLTKGKTLGIMGVTGSGKSSIVNLIERFYDVTKGKILLDGINVKDLPLAFLRGQISVVMQDVFLFSDSITENIKTGNKDATEWESVQQASISAGADGFIQKLSEQYDTVIGERGVGLSGGQKQRISIARAIAKETPLLILDDSTSALDMETEKEIEAHLAELKDSSKIIIAHRISAVRRADEILILEEGRIVERGTHEELMEMRGQYYKTYQVQYGEEEMKWQSIQAE from the coding sequence ATGAAAAATCTATGGAAGTATGGAAAGAAGTACAGTTTTCTGTATGTTTTGGCGATTGCAGCTATGATCGTCAGCATTCTTTTGGATGCGGCGGCTCCCCAGATCACAAAGCATATCATTGACGATGTCATTGTGGGGGGAGAGATGCAGATTCTCATGAGGCTGCTTTTAGGGCTGGTAGGAATTGGACTTGGAAGAGCGGTGCTTCAGTACACAAAGGAATTTATTTTTGACTATGCCGCATCCGGGATTGGATGCAGCTTAAGGAAGGATTTATTTGACCACATCCAGACCCTGTCCATGGGGTATTTCGACAGCCACAATACAGGAGAATTGATGGCCAGAATCAAGGATGATGCGGAACGAATCTGGAATGCGTTCGGATTTGTGGGAATGCTGGTGTTAGAATGTTCCATTCACACCGTCATTGTTATCGTATGCATGTACCGTCTAAGCCCCATCCTTACACTGATACCGCTGGTAATTCTCCCCCTGATCGCCTGGTATGCGGTTAAAATGGAAAATGGTTTGGGAGAGGTTTACGATAAGATCAGTGAGCAGACCGCTGAATTAAATACGGTAGCACAGGAGAATCTGGCAGGGGTCCGTACCGTAAAAGCCTTTGCAAGAGAAGGTTACGAGATCGAAAAATTTAAGAAACACAATAAGCGGTATTACGATTTAAATATGAAGCAGGCCAAACTGATCGTCCGCTACCAGCCTAACATATCCTTTTTATCAAAGGTTCTTTTAATGGCAATTATTGTTATAGGCGGTATTTTGGTTATTCATGATAAGATGACCATTGGAGATCTGGGGGCATTTTCCGAGTATGCCAATAACATTATCTGGCCGATGGAAATGGTGGGCTGGCTCAGCAATGATATTGCAGCAGCGGTAGCCTCCAACAAAAAGATCAAAAAGATCATGGAGGAGCGGCCGGTCATCTGCAATCCGGAAAACCCGGTCCTGCCGGAGACGGTCCAGGGAGAACTGGCCTTTCAGCATGTGGACTTTGAGCTGGATGGAAAGAGTATTTTAAGCGACATTGATTTTACCTTAACAAAGGGCAAGACCCTTGGCATTATGGGAGTCACCGGTTCGGGAAAAAGCTCTATTGTCAATTTGATCGAGCGTTTCTATGACGTAACAAAGGGAAAAATCCTATTAGACGGGATCAATGTAAAGGATCTGCCTTTAGCATTTCTAAGGGGGCAGATATCGGTGGTCATGCAGGATGTATTCCTTTTTTCGGACAGCATTACGGAAAATATTAAGACTGGAAATAAGGATGCGACGGAATGGGAAAGCGTGCAGCAGGCCTCCATCTCGGCTGGAGCTGACGGCTTTATTCAAAAGCTTTCAGAACAGTATGATACGGTAATCGGCGAACGGGGAGTCGGACTCTCCGGGGGACAGAAGCAGAGGATCAGCATCGCCAGAGCCATTGCAAAAGAAACGCCTCTTTTAATTCTCGATGACTCCACCTCGGCTCTTGATATGGAGACAGAGAAGGAGATCGAGGCCCATCTTGCGGAATTAAAGGACAGTTCGAAAATCATTATCGCCCACCGCATTTCAGCTGTGCGCCGTGCCGATGAGATCCTGATCTTAGAGGAAGGACGGATCGTGGAACGGGGAACCCATGAGGAGCTTATGGAAATGCGTGGACAATATTATAAAACCTATCAGGTACAGTATGGAGAGGAGGAGATGAAATGGCAGTCAATTCAAGCAGAATAG
- a CDS encoding ABC transporter ATP-binding protein, which produces MAVNSSRIDEDQKEVFKKDTLLRLYRYLLEFKKEIIIVLFIMAGTIAISMSAPLMMEYAINSCVANKDMAGLLWLGSGAAVLFLLFLAGTKIRMRLMADVSNRVLLNIREELYQHIQTLGFGFFDSRPTGKVLARIIGDVNALKDVLSDSVTQLIPDLLTVVCVAVIMLLKNYRLAMAALLTLPILAVGMFLIETTVHRRWQIYRKKTSNLNAYVHEDLSGIRIIQSFAAEPETKEVFHDLVNQHYKSFMDAVIVADGFGPLVEITWGLGGFLLYFIGIRIVGVENIGIGTFLAFSTYIAMFWSPIRNLANFYNKLTTNISAAERIFDIIDTEAEITDQEGAVILPEIKGEVVFEHVSFAYGDEPDRLILDDVNFTVKPGETIALVGPTGAGKTTIVNLISRFYETTSGSIFIDRHEIKEVTLKSLRSQMGIMTQDNFLFSGTIRDNIKYGRLEASDDEVMEAAKAVNAHEFIMKLENGYDTVISERGAGLSIGQRQLLAFARTMVSRPGILILDEATSSIDTHTELLVQKGIDALLKGRTSFVIAHRLSTIRKADRIFVIDQGNIMESGSHEELMDQKGAYYKLYQSQFS; this is translated from the coding sequence ATGGCAGTCAATTCAAGCAGAATAGATGAAGATCAGAAGGAAGTTTTTAAAAAGGATACCCTGCTTCGCCTGTATCGGTATCTCCTGGAATTTAAAAAGGAGATCATCATCGTTCTTTTTATCATGGCCGGTACCATAGCCATCAGCATGTCAGCACCCCTTATGATGGAATATGCCATCAATTCCTGTGTGGCTAATAAGGATATGGCAGGCCTTTTATGGCTGGGTTCTGGTGCAGCCGTGCTGTTCCTTTTATTCCTTGCAGGTACCAAGATACGCATGCGCCTTATGGCGGACGTATCCAACCGTGTGCTTTTGAATATCCGGGAAGAGCTTTATCAACATATTCAGACCCTTGGTTTTGGCTTTTTTGACAGCCGTCCTACGGGAAAGGTGCTTGCAAGGATTATTGGAGATGTAAATGCCTTAAAGGATGTGTTATCAGACAGTGTGACTCAGCTGATCCCGGACTTACTTACGGTCGTCTGTGTGGCGGTCATCATGCTGTTAAAGAATTACCGCCTGGCAATGGCGGCACTGCTGACCCTTCCCATATTGGCCGTGGGCATGTTTCTGATTGAAACTACAGTACACAGAAGGTGGCAGATCTACCGTAAAAAAACATCAAATTTAAATGCTTATGTCCATGAAGACTTATCCGGCATCCGGATTATACAGAGCTTTGCGGCGGAGCCGGAGACAAAAGAGGTATTTCATGACCTTGTTAACCAGCATTATAAATCCTTTATGGATGCGGTCATTGTGGCGGATGGCTTCGGACCTCTGGTTGAAATAACCTGGGGACTGGGCGGTTTCCTGCTGTATTTTATAGGAATCCGGATTGTTGGAGTGGAAAATATCGGAATCGGTACGTTTCTTGCGTTTTCAACCTATATCGCTATGTTCTGGAGCCCGATCCGGAATCTGGCTAACTTTTACAATAAACTGACCACCAACATATCCGCTGCGGAACGTATATTTGATATCATTGATACGGAAGCGGAAATAACAGATCAGGAGGGAGCCGTGATCTTACCGGAGATAAAGGGGGAAGTGGTCTTTGAGCACGTATCCTTTGCTTATGGAGATGAGCCGGACCGGCTGATTCTAGATGACGTAAACTTTACCGTTAAGCCAGGTGAAACCATTGCGCTGGTAGGACCAACTGGTGCGGGAAAGACCACCATTGTAAATCTGATCAGCCGTTTTTATGAAACCACCAGCGGTAGTATTTTCATTGACCGCCATGAAATCAAAGAAGTGACTTTAAAGAGCTTAAGAAGCCAGATGGGAATTATGACCCAGGATAACTTCCTCTTTTCCGGGACCATACGGGATAATATCAAATACGGTCGTCTGGAGGCTTCTGATGATGAGGTGATGGAGGCAGCGAAGGCAGTCAATGCCCATGAATTTATCATGAAGCTGGAAAATGGATATGACACGGTAATCAGCGAGAGAGGGGCAGGACTTTCCATCGGACAGAGGCAGCTTCTGGCTTTTGCAAGAACGATGGTGTCAAGGCCTGGGATTCTGATCCTTGACGAGGCTACCTCCAGCATTGATACCCATACAGAGCTTTTGGTACAGAAGGGAATTGATGCCTTATTAAAGGGCAGAACTTCCTTTGTCATTGCCCACCGCCTTTCCACTATCCGTAAGGCGGACCGCATTTTTGTCATTGATCAGGGAAATATCATGGAGTCAGGAAGCCACGAAGAGTTGATGGATCAGAAGGGGGCCTACTATAAATTATACCAAAGCCAGTTCTCCTAG
- a CDS encoding patatin-like phospholipase family protein: MTKGALVLEGGSLRGVFTAGVLDVFMEQGIEMSYVNGVSAGSMCGMSYVSKQIGRTIKVDLDYVNDKRFLSFRNMVKNRSIFNFDFLFGELCDTLVPFDYDTFWKSRQTFEVVATRCKTGKPEYFEKSSCDDFVSAVKASSSIPILSGMIPVKGKKYLDGGCSMPIAYQRAIDLGYDKIVVVLTREHGFRKPQLDKWTKRGYERYFAPLPELMKALREVPDRYNQMQEEIDRLEEEGRIYVIRPDKHVTVHRTEKDKRKLEALYEDGRRLAEEHMEKLKNYLEIEA; encoded by the coding sequence ATGACAAAAGGAGCATTGGTTTTAGAAGGGGGTTCCTTAAGAGGGGTGTTCACGGCCGGGGTTTTGGATGTGTTCATGGAACAGGGAATTGAAATGTCCTATGTAAATGGGGTATCGGCCGGTTCCATGTGCGGCATGAGCTATGTAAGCAAGCAGATCGGCCGTACCATTAAAGTGGATTTGGATTATGTCAATGATAAACGGTTTTTAAGCTTTCGGAATATGGTAAAAAACCGCTCAATTTTTAATTTTGATTTCCTGTTTGGGGAATTATGCGATACGCTGGTTCCCTTTGACTATGATACCTTTTGGAAGTCCCGGCAGACCTTTGAGGTAGTTGCCACCCGTTGTAAGACGGGAAAGCCGGAATATTTTGAAAAAAGTTCCTGCGATGATTTTGTCAGTGCAGTAAAGGCTTCCAGCAGTATCCCTATTTTATCCGGCATGATCCCTGTAAAAGGGAAAAAATATCTGGATGGAGGCTGTTCCATGCCAATTGCATATCAGAGAGCCATTGATTTGGGATATGATAAAATCGTTGTGGTCCTTACCAGAGAGCACGGATTTCGGAAGCCTCAGCTGGACAAATGGACAAAAAGAGGGTATGAACGATATTTTGCTCCTTTACCGGAGCTTATGAAGGCCTTAAGAGAGGTACCTGACCGGTATAACCAGATGCAGGAGGAAATCGACCGGCTGGAGGAAGAAGGAAGAATCTATGTCATACGTCCAGATAAGCATGTTACAGTACATAGAACCGAAAAGGATAAGCGGAAGCTGGAGGCTCTTTACGAGGATGGACGGCGACTGGCGGAAGAACATATGGAGAAGCTGAAAAATTATCTGGAGATCGAAGCCTAG